Within the Coregonus clupeaformis isolate EN_2021a unplaced genomic scaffold, ASM2061545v1 scaf0077, whole genome shotgun sequence genome, the region gccagtttccagaccttaatcccatagaaaatctgtggaggaagctgaaggttcgagttgccaaacgtcagcctcgaaaccttaatgacttggagaagatctgcaaagaggagtggaacaaaatccctcctgagatgtgtgcaaatctggtggccaactacaagaaacgtctgacctctgtgattgccaacaagggttttgccatcaagtactaagtcatgttttgcaaaagggtcaaatacttatttccctcattaaaatgcacatcaatttataacatttttttgacatgcgtttactAACCGTGCTTACCATATTTGTGCATAAGGTGTGTGTAAAATCAAATTGAGGAACATTTTTGCATTCATAATTTGTTAGTTATCAGGAATTTGTTCTACAGTAGCCTATGAAGAAATTCCATGACTACCTCAGACCTCTCGTAGGCCTACACACATTTCCTTGTCAatggggtccaaaattattggatcccttgataaagatgagaaaAAAAGACTATATAAAATAACTATTATAAATACGGGAATCCAGCTtggatttggcgtcactcctCTCAAATCCCAATGAGAGCATACGTCATcgacagaaaaacttgaattgttgcatctggttgttgtgttgttggctagctagatacagtggggagaacaagtatttgatacactgccgattttgcaggttttcctacttacaaagcatgtagaggtctgtaatttttatcataggtacacttcaactgtgagagacgaaatctaaaacaaaaatccagaaaaacacattgtatgatttttaagtaataatttgcattttattgcatgacataagtatttgatacatcagaaaagcagaacttaatatttggtacagaaacctttgttttcaattacagagatcatacgtttcctgtaggttttgaccaggtttgcacacactgcagcagggattttggcccactgctccatacagaccttctccagatccttcaggttttggggctgtcgctgggcaatacggactttcagctccctccaaaggttttctattgggttcaggtctggagactggctaggtcactccaggaccttgagacggagccactccttagatgccctggctgtgtgtttcgggtcgttgtcatgctggaagacccagccacgacccatcttcaatgctcttactgagggaagaaggttgttggccaagatctcacgatacatggccccatccatcttcccctcaatacggtgcagtcgccctgtcccctttgcagaaaagcatccgttacagacctctacatgctttgtaagtaggaaaacctgcaaaatcggcagtgtatcaaaaacttgttctccccactgtagctagctaaaattggccctttcccaaattagccatggatggagatagggatttggttttacttaattctccgtacaggccaatgattacaacggcgattctgatccaaccattaattcttacattgttgtgcccctggccagGGAGTCCAGGACAACAAAAAAgaaaagcatgtactgtatgacagagtgatagaccgtttcgtccacatgaaagagaggaggatagcATTGGCATTTCTCACAggaatcagaaccatggacagccacatcatatttagcttacgttgattggactaaattgtttttggtatcttttagttgtcactgtattagactaagcagaggtgatttgatgatgttgacatgttgaagttgaaatggtgctggaatagtggaggcagatcctgttttctttgcaacttacggtaactctctgtggttctaaaccaatagttgtttagtggtccaaaAATatcggggggtggggggggcttgGCTTccacagtgattttacccacgcaccgccaACTCTGGCATACATCTGTTCCGAAGGCTACGGCTGTAACCACTGGACCACACAGGCTACCGCAATTCATTCTACAGCAGGATTAATATGTGTTCCTCAGAGACGTGCTCTTTGTTTTAAAgaatgtaaaccaatcagggtttaggcctgggcTTAGCAGTATTACAGCAGCCTCTTTAGTTGTTAATtaaggatcttgtcaatgctttagacactaaaatgaaatgtgctgctttgtttgtggtcctgtcaaaagcttttgatactgttcatcatgctattttattgaataagttAACCTCGATGAGTCTGAGCTGACgcctgttcatggtttcatgattatcttagtgacagaactcaggccatcgtgcAAGATctttttgggtaggcacaaaactacctccatacatCCATACATTTGTTCAACCGGTAGcggttaccttcagatgaatcccatgacacttgtgggggtcgtagaaaCACCATCGTATTCATGAGAATCACAGTGGGGTCACATTAGGTTCGGACGCTACAAACAGAGTTGGCACATCGACGGTACCTACGTCAGACGAGTCCCTTGGGAGAGCAGCACAGTGTTcatgagtctcatctttccatagagtggtcatattgtaggtaattcaattgattggacatgatttggaaaggcacacacctgtctacataaggtcccactgttgacaatgcatgtaaaagcagaaaccaagccatggggtcgaaggaattgtctgtagagctccgagacaggattgtgtagaggcacagatctgggaaagggtaccaaaaaatgcttgcagtattgaaggtccccaggaacacagtggcctccatcattcttaaatttgaagaagtttggaacccccaagactcttcctagagctggccgcccggccaaactgagcaatcgggggagaagggccttggtcagggagatgaccaagaactcgatggtcactctgacagagctccagagttcctctgtggatatgggcaaaccttccagaaggacaaccacctctgcagcattccaccaatcaggcctttatggtagggtgacggatgccactcctcagtaaaaggcacatgacagcccgcttggagtttgccaaaaggcacctaaatgactctcagatcatgagaaacaagattctctggtctgatgaaaccaagattgaactctttggcctgaatgctaatcgtcaagtctggaggaaacctggcaccatccctatggtgaagcatggtggtggcagcattatgctgggtgatgtttttcagcggcagggactgggagacaagtcaggatagagggaaagatgaatggaacaAAGTACATTGAGGTCCTTAATGCaaagcctgctccagagcactcaggtccTCAgaatggggtgaaggttcacctttcaacaggacaatgaccctaagcaaacaaccaagacaacgcaggagtggcttcgggacaagtctctgaatgtccttgagtggcccagccagagcgtGGACTTGAActtgatctaacatctctggagagacctgaaaatagctgtgcagcaacgctccccatccaacctgacagagcttgagaggatctgcagggaagaatgggagaaactccccaaatacagatgtaccaagcttgtagtgtcatacccaagaagactcaaggctttaatcgctgccaaaggtgcttcaacaaagtactgagtaaagggtctgaatacttgtataATGtatatgtgatatttccgttttttactttcaataaatttgcaccattttttttttactgtttttgctttgtcattatggggtattgtttgtacattgatgagggaaaaaaacatttaacccattttagaataaagctgtaatgtaacaaaatgtggaaaaagtcaaggggtctgaatactttccgaatgcactatatgtaAATATAGGTATGGATAAACTGACTAGATAAcaggataaataataaacagtagcagcagcgtatgggTTGAGTCAAAAtactatttaacaaactattagaAATATCAGTCGAATGTGAAACATTGATAAATCAGACTTGTAATTTTGTGCACGTCCATGTAAATCAATGTTCAATTCCATCATTGTTTGATACATGAGGGCTCAAATATAATTATTTCAAATGATACCAGCTGTAATACAAATGAGGCTTTCAAAGAGAACTTCGCAACACCTAACTGTGTCCCACAGGCTGATGTAGATAGTGACTGGAGGTTAGTCCTGATGTTCATCTCTGCAGACACACTGTGTGCTTGTTCACAACAGGTAAGACTGACATTCCCAGATTACATTTCCCTGTCAGAACTAGTTTGAGGTGTGTTATGTTATTGGTGTAGAAGCTATTGATGCTAATGTATTTCTTAGGCTAAGGCAGAAATTACTGCAGTTGTGCAGGATGTGGAGCAAGCCCTGCAGATTATGCAGATGAAGGTATGGTCGTGGCTTGTTTGTACGTTTTCATTATGGAATAGTAGTTAGCTTATGAAGTAGGACCTGCGATGCTTCAATCTCTACTAGCAGAAAGAAAAATCAAGCTCCTCCCCGTATCTCAGTTTACATTTAGATTACAATGTTTGTTtcctgtgtttgtttgttttttcagtTATATCACACTCTGGTTAATGTTGTGGTCTGGAGCAGCCACCCTGATGTTGAATTTCCTCAGCGGAAAAAGTGAGTGTTTATGATTCCTTGTCTAAAACCATGCCAACAACTTCCTTCATGACAAAATGCAAGTGAATTAGGGACACTAAACATAAAGCAACTAAAAAAGTGTATTTTATTTGAACAATTATTCCCAAATTATATTTCTTCAAGATTgctaaaggtggtggaattaagtTTACAACCCCTTACAGTAAACATTTTTGAGTTGCTGTAAAaataacctcgtccccaggctcgaATTGCTGGTGCATAGAGCCTGGGAACACTGACGCAAAGTGGGACTTAAAAGGGGTGTGGTTGAAATTGAGGCGGAAGAGAGGTGAGCCTGCTAAAGCTGTATAAGATGGGACTTTGAAAAATGGTGCCAATCAAAATGAATGTTCTATCACATTGACCATCATTATTTTTGGGATGCCCAATTGATTTTGAGTTCGGGCATATAGAGCAAACTATTTTTTTAGTACTTTCAGATTTTCCAAACTCGCTTCCTTGTTTATATCACTTGCTGATTGTGCTCTGAAGTCCACAATGTAGAGGGTTATGTTAGATGGCGATGGACAGCGATCAGCCAATTAAAACCGGTGTTAGCTTTCACCACTAGACTCCCAGTCGAGTCCCGTTGTGAAACCATGGTGGACGAGACTACTGTAAATATAGCCTACATTGCTCGCTAGTTACAATGGTTTCCTTATTTGCAGGTTGTGTCAATGCGCAGAAGACTATAGAAAGAGCAAACACAGACTTGAAAGAGCCATTCTCACTAAAGCTCTACAGGTAAAGTGAACTTCTttcaagtgtgtgtttgtgcaaaattTTGTCTGTATTTGTGCCCCAAAAAATATGTGGCATTTTCAGGAATCTCTTCATCACCTGCTAGTGGACCAGCACTGGTACAGTGAAAGTGATGACTTCACAGTCTTTTTGCAGTCCAGTCCTGTGGTCACTGAACACATCTCTGTTTCAGTGAGTCAAATTCTAGAAGCCAAAATAGTTATCTGAACAAAACAGTTGGACTTTTGAGAAAGTATGTCCCTATGAAAAATGGCAACAcaaagtatttatttttttacaggaaGAAAGTGCATCACAAGACTTAAACAATATTGTTCTTCAGTTATGGACAAACCTGGTGAGTTCCCACTAAGCATGACACTGTCTTTGATGGATACATTTTGAAATGAGACTGCTAACCTCcatgcattttttaaataatctaaTGACTGTATGTAGTGTAACTTAAATTGATAATACTGATAAAATAATGATTAAGGTAAAATTAATCCAGGTTATTTAAGTAAGGACTGAATTTACATTAGGGAGCTGTGGGCTCTGATAAAAAAAGAAAATGGTTCTCTGAAATACTGAAGTTCCACTGTCATGATAGCCTTGCAAAGCATGTCAATATTTAACAGCAGTAACAAAAGCCAAAGTGGAATCTAAAAGTTAACATAGTCCGTCTGTAAATGTACAGATGCCTGTGTTGTGACCAGTATGGCCCCAGAGTCTCTGTCATAAAGGGAGTCAGCAGAGAAGAGTGACCCAAATAAACCGGGGGAAGATGGGACTTTATGGTAGGATCACAAAGCCTGAAAGATTAGATAAGAGATCCAAAGATTACCTTTTAATATATATGGTTTGGTATATGGTGCACATGAATCAGCCAGTTTACAGGAAGTGTGCTTGATGACCTTACcctcatcctaaccctaatcaTCAATCTTTGTCTTTCAGCTCAAGCCAATCAGGGATCAGCCTGTGGTGAAGGACAATGATATTGTCAATATCCGTTGCCATGCTGAGGTAAGCCTTGCTTTGTTGCAACCACTCCATGGCTATGGCATTCTGTTAGATAAGATTGAAGAAAATCTAAAGATTCCCCCTTAAATTTTGTTAGAATCAATTGTGTGTAATTGAAAAGCAttattagctaggtttccatccaattggcgacagattttcatgcaaatattcaaaGATCCGCATTAAATGAATATGCATCCCACCAAACGTATGTTTCcttcaaactgacttgttgcagataaaatgctgtgcatgatgacgtagtgcacataaaaatcaTTTTTGGgcttccatcgcattttcaactctaccaatggttttgtcacaaaaactatTGTGATAAATGGCAAACTTGCCCAATCTGGATTGGCATATGATCTCTAGACAACAGTTAGCTGATAAAGTGGATAGGGTAGATTATATGATGAGATATGGGTAAGAGGAATATAATTTTTATTTAATAATTGGAAGCATCATAATGTCACCATTATTCAACTAAAACCCTTGATATGTATTGGAAATTtacatcaagctcatcaccatcCATCACACCAccatgaagttcatcataacttatttaatctacCTATAAAATCTTAATGCTTTTCCACGTCGGAGTGGTAGTAAAACGTACAATTTCATCgcttgactccaagtttacttcaacatgatggtttattatatcaatatttgtgtaTAAAGGACTTTCCACCACAATTGTCACATAATTAATTCTACCAACACAAAAAGATGTTGACATACTGACACTTCATCACACCTGTCATGATTTTTTTTGACATGGcatgactttactcgcattaaaactgtggatggaaacatggttagTGACAAACTTTGATGATGAGTTTGTTCATATCAGCACCACCCTGGAGACTCCCTGACCTATTGGCACAGTACAGCAGACAGTAAAAAAGACATAATTCCACAGTAATCAGATGTCAAGTCTGGAACAGGGCATTCAAATGTTAAAAGTTGTTGACAGTCAGTGATCTATGATTCTCTTCCCATCTACTGTACAATCCCAGGGACAGCCTTTCCTGCAGACACAGCGTAACTCCCACACCAAGAGTCAGAAAGATGTACATGCTTCAGTTAACAGCAGCGAGGCTATTCTTCTCTTTGACCCGGTGAGTATCTCTACATGGATTCCTTCATTATGAAATCAAATTAATAGAATTACATTTGTAATGGTGGGATGTGGGTGGACATATTTGGGATGGGAGAGGCTATACGGACATTCCTGGTGTACAAATCGATGATGTATCTCACGCAGCTAAGAGCTGAGTGAACTGAATCGCCCAGACCAACTTTTTTGGGCCAAAGAATGAACAGACTGTCGTGCACAAATTCCTTCCTTCCCCACATGTTCTTTGACAGGTAAGTTAAGTGACAAGTTCAAGTGGTACTGTTTTTGATTTGGACTAGTTTTTTATTGCTTATCAATACTTAGCTATGCAATTTGCTTGATATAGCCTCTCCAAATAGCCATTTGTCTGGGCTGATTGCGAGCTTTAAATCAGTATGTGCTACTGAAGCTAGGGCTAGCTTAGCCCTGTACCTGAATGTGGATTGTAGCTTTAAATCCACAATCCAAGCCAGGGCAAGGGCTGGCTAACAAGTGCTGTATCGAGCATATTACATAGCTAACTATTGATAAGTAAGTCCAAATTCAATTTAAAACCTGTCAAATCATGGACCCACGTCAGAGCACCATAGTGGGCTAGAGCAGAGCTCTATACGGTGCCCATCGGCTATGGCTAGAagaaaattagctagctagcaaacaaatGTATGCATATAATACAAGCAAACAAATATTTGCGTGTAAACCACACGACTTGGCTATTTAATATACAATAAAAAACCTCACCACTTGAAATCGCCACTTAACTTAGCTGTCAAAGAAGACGTGGGGAAGGAAGAATTGTGCCAGTCTTTCGCCAAAGAAGTTGGCTTGTGTTATTCGGATCACTCAGATGTAAGCTGCGCGACatcagtgagctccaaaagtattgggatagtgactaattttttgttgttttggctctgtactctgtcacttttattgtaaataagaatagaatatgtttctaaacacttctacattaatgtggatgctaccatgattacggatagttctgaatgaatcgtgaataatgatgagtgagaaagttagatgcacaaatatcatactcccaatacatgctaacctctcaccattacaataacagatGAGGTTAGCATttcttggggggtatgatatttgtgcgtctaactttctcacttctttctgtgtgtgtgtgtgtgtgtgtgtgtgtgtgtgtgtgtgtgtaggtaatgGGTAGCGAGCTACCCTGTATGGATCGAAATCCATCCACATCTACCCCCACTTCAGGTAAGGGGCATTGGCATTAGTTCTACTTGGAGTTAATAAGTGAGTGTAAAAATCAAGCATGCAGGTGGGAAGTGTCTGCAAGTTTACACAGGTATATATCTTTTTGACTATTTCATTGGGTTAAAATAGTTGAATCAGGTTGATAGACCTTCCAGGGGAGAGTTCTTAAACAATTACACCTCTATCACGCCCATGCCACattaccaaagttaccggaatcttctGTAAATTTGttaattaacagaaaatctacggaaatctatggtaactttggtaatt harbors:
- the LOC121538951 gene encoding phospholipase B1, membrane-associated-like — protein: MFISADTLCACSQQAKAEITAVVQDVEQALQIMQMKLYHTLVNVVVWSSHPDVEFPQRKKLCQCAEDYRKSKHRLERAILTKALQESLHHLLVDQHWYSESDDFTVFLQSSPVVTEHISVSEESASQDLNNIVLQLWTNLLKPIRDQPVVKDNDIVNIRCHAEGQPFLQTQRNSHTKSQKDVHASVNSSEAILLFDPVMGSELPCMDRNPSTSTPTSVHELRPGDIKVVAAVGDSLTAANGVGANTDNILLVMNEYRGLSWR